The Anaerobaca lacustris genome segment CGCCGACCTCGCTGTTGCTGCGGATATAGGCGTGCCCGCCGTGCCGGCCCGTCAGCAGATTGCACCGAGCCGGGGCGCAGACGGCCGAGCCGCTGTAGTAATCGGTGAACCGCATCCCCTCGGCGGCCAGCCGGTCGATGTGGGGCGTTTCGATCTTCTTCTGCCCGTAGCAGCCCAGTTCCGCATAGCCCAGATCGTCGGCCATGATGAAGATGATGTTGGGCTTGCCCGGCGTCAGCCGCTCGCCGAACCCCCGCCCCGCGACCGTCGGCCCTAGTGCCGCCGCCAATCCCATGGTCTTGAGGAAATCGCGCCGTTTGAGAACTCCATGCATCGTTGCACCGCCTTTCTGATCCGACGAGCCCCCTGCCCCCCCAGGACGCCGTCTATTGTACACGCTCCTGCCCGTCTGCGAAACGGCGCAGACTCCGCTTCTGCACCGGGACCAGGATACGGGGTTCATGGGCGCAGGCGTTGGAATCGGATGGCGTATTCGGATATGGTAGAGGCTTGGCTCCGTTGGGCTCCATCGTGTATACTTCCGGGTCGATACGGCACGAAACGAACCCGAATTGAAAGCCCAGGATGGAAACGACTGACAACATTGCCCTGCCGGAGCGCGTCTCTCATATCAGGGCCGCTGACCGAGACATCTACCTCGTCGGCACCGCCCACCTGTCGAAGGACAGCGTCGAGGACGTTCGCACAATGGTCGAACGGGTCAAGCCCGACGCCATCTGCATCGAATTGTGCCAGGGGCGTTACCAGGCCATGACCCAGGCCGACAACTGGGCCAAGATGGACATCTTCAAGATCGTCCGGCAGAAGAAGGCCACCTTCCTCCTGGCGCAGTTGATTATGACCAGCTTCTATCGGCGTCTGGGCGAGAAGCTGGGCATCCAGCCGGGGGCCGAGATGCTCAAAGGCATCGAACTGGCCGAGCAGACCGGGGCCCAACTGGTTCTGGCCGACCGCGACATCGAGATCACGCTCAAACGCGTCTGGGGCTATCTGAGCTTCTGGAGCAAGTTCAAGCTGTTCCTCCACATGGCCACGGGCGTCCTGGTGCGTGAGGAAATCGACAGCGACATGATCGAGACCCTCAAGAAGCAGGACCAGCTCGAGGCCGTGATGGCCGAGTTCGCCGCCAAGTATCCCGAGATCAAGCGAAGGCTGATCGACGAGCGGGACACCTACCTGGCCGAGAAGATCCGCACGGCGCCGGGCAAGACGATCGTCGCCGTCGTCGGAGCCGGCCACGTCCCAGGCATCACGCCGCAGGTTCACGAGCCGCACGCGCTCGATGAGTTGATGGAGTTGCCCACGAAATCCGTCTGGCCGACGATCATCAAGTGGGGCGTTCCGCTGGCAATCCTGATGCTGATCGCCTATGGCTTCACGAAGGGGGCCGACCACGGGTTCCAGAACATCACCATCTGGTTCCTCGTCAACGGCGTGCTTTCGGCCCTCGGCGCAGCGGTGGCCCTGGCGCATCCTCTGACGGTGCTGTCGGCGTTCCTGGCGGCCCCGCTGACCAGCCTGAATCCGCTTTTTGCCGCCGGCTGGGTGGCGGGCATCGTGCAGGCCCTCATCAAGAGGCCCAAGGTCAGCGACCTGGAAGACCTGCCCGACGCCATCGGCAGCGTGCGCGGCTTCTGGACCAACCCGGTCACGCGAATCCTGCTGGTCGTGGCACTGGCCAACCTGGGCAGCATGATCGGCACGTACATCGCCGGCGTATGGATCGCCGCCCGGTCGGTGTAGGCTGAAGAAGGTTAGAGGAATTGCCTGTTGACGGCCGCGAACCCATTCCGTATGATGACCGCCTCAATAGACAGATCGCCCGAGCCGGAGTGGCGGAACTGGCAGACGCGCGGGATTCAAAATCCCGTCCTGGCAACAGGGTGAGGGTTCGAGTCCCTCCTCCGGCAGTTGTCGCCGCGCCGCGCGGAACAGGGGCGTCGGGCATGTCCGCAGAACCGCGATGGTCACACCGTTGATCGACGCGCCAGAATTCCACGGGGATGGATCCGCATGCAAAGAGAGAACCCTCAGATCACGCCGGAGTCACTGCATTCGTTCTTCGGACCCGACGGAGCTGCCTTGGGCCATCTCGTGATCGATTCGAACACCGGCGGCGTCAGCGCCGGCGGCATTCGAATGGTCTCGCAGATGCCTACGGCCGACCTGTGCCACCTGGCTCGGGCAATGACATTGAAGTATGCGTTCTTGCGGTGGCCGTTCGGCGGCGCCAAGGCGGTCATCTTCGCCCGTCGCGACATGCTGTCGCACCAGGACAGAGAGCAACTCATCCGAGAATTTGCAGAGCGGCTTGTGCCGTTCAGGGGACGCTATCTGCCGGGCACGGACGCCGGCACAGACGACGACGATCTGCGTCTGATCTGCCGGACCGCCGGTCTGATGCGGCCGCGATCGGCGCGGGATTCGGGATATTATACGGCGCTGACACTACGCCTGTGTATCGAACATGTCGCTGTGGCACAGAAACTCGCCCTGAAAGGCTCCCGCGTTGCCATCGAAGGGTTTGGCAAAGTCGGCGGCGCATTGGCTCAGCAGCTTGTCGAGATCGGATGCCGCATCGTGGCCGTCTCGACGGATCGCGGCGCCGTCCACGATGCCGAGGGGCTCGACGTGGCACGGCTGTTGCGCGAGCGAGACATCGCCGGAAGCGATTGTGTGAACCGATACGATCCATCGCGACGGATCGCGCCAAGCGACGTGCCGACGGTGCCGGCCGATTTCTTCGCGCCCTGCGCCCTGTCCTGGAGCATCGACAGCTCCAATGCCGACCGTGTCCAGGCCAGGGCGATCGTATGCGGAGCCAACAACCCCGTCACGGAAAAGGCCCGCCAGGCGCTGTTGGCCAGGAGCGTCCTTTGCTTTCCCGATTTCGTCTCCAATGCCGGAGGCACGCTCGGCGGCATTGTCGGTTCGCTGGCGGTCAGCCACAAAACCGTCGTTCGATTCATCGAACAGCAATTCTCGCCCAAGGTTCACCACCTGATCGCCCTGGCTCACAAGACGGATCGGCCTCTGGAAACGGTCGCCCTGCAGATCGCCTCAGCGAATCTCGACGCCATGAAGCAGGCCGGACCGCGCCGCAGAAACCCGCTGTTCTCACACTTCGTGAACCTCGTTCGACGTGGACGTTTGCCCGGCGTCCTGACGAGAACATTCGGCCTGGCGTACGTCCGCAGGACCATGTCCTGATTGGGGCCGGCAGTCTCCGCCGATCAGAGACAACACCGTTGCGTACTTGTGCGAGCCCGGACGGGCGGCGATATCCGTCACCGTATCGAGATCGACCGTCACTTGGGGACCGAGAATGCGCGAGAAACGCTGGACAATGGTCTTACCCAATTTCCCGTCCTTGGCAAATGAGACATCCGCCGCCTCGACGACGGCATCCTTGACCAGCAGGACACGGATATGGTCGTGTCGCTCCTGGCGAATCTGGAACTTGGCCAGATGCGGAACGTCTTCCAGAGCCAGCGTGAGATGATAGGGATGAAGGATGCGACCGTCGGGCCGGACGATCGAGTCTACCCGGCGCCCGTCGATGCGGGCAAGCATGGGCAACGCCCTGCCGCAACGACATGGCTCGACCGCCCTTGAGGCGTAATCACCCAATCCCGAATACCGGATAATCGGCGTCGCACGATTGAACAGATCGGTGACCACCACTCGGCCCGTCCGGCCGGGAGCGACTTCCTTGTCGTTATCGCCCAGCAGCTCCACGAGCACTTTCCACGTCAGCAGATGCAGGCCGCAGTGCTCCGGGCACTCGGCGGCAAGGAATCCCGCCTCCGTCGAACCGTACACATCCATCAGCTCGCCGTCGAACGTCCGGCCGATCAGCTTGCGAAGCGGCTCGTCCAGAACCTCGCCGATGACCATGATCAACTCAGGCTGATACACCGCCGTGCCGCTGGTGCGGACCGCCATGCAGATGTTGCGCAGGATGCTCGGATACGTCATCAGAAGCTCCGGCCGCTTGCGATTGATCGCCTCAATGTGCTCCTGCGGTGACAGGAGCGAGTTCACCACGGCGTGCTTCATCGATGGAAACACCCGACGTTGCAGGCTCTCATAGGCCCGCGGCTCATCGACCACGATAGACAGGTGCCGGATATTCGTTCGCAGCAGGAAGTCCTTAGAGGCCGAGACCACCGTGATGGGACGGCGTCCGGCCATGATTTGCGGCAGATTGACGGAGAAATCGAAGAGGGCCTTGTCGAGGTCCAAAAACACGCGCACCGGAGTGCCCGTCGAGCCCGAGGTCCCCACAATGTAGCATCGGCGAGATGGATACGTTCGCGACAGAATGCCGTCCGGGAAGTTCCGTCGGAGATCGTCCTTCGTGACGACCGGGAGTTTCTCGATATCGGCCAGCGCTTGGATGTCCTCCGGCCGCACACCGGCCCGGCGCCACAGGCGGTGGTAGAGCTCCACGTTCTCATACGCGTGGGTAACAACCTCCCGCAACCGTTCTATCTGAAACTGCTCGGTTTCCTCCGGCGTCATCGCCGCCAGACGCCGCACCTGCCTGCAATACTGCCCGTAGCGAATGCCGCGAAGAAGGTCGGTCAGGCCCACTCGTTCGCGGAACGGTCGCGTCCGCACCTCAACGCTCAACGGTCACCTCGATCCGAGGCATGGCCCGATGCATCGCGACTCGATGCGGATTGAGACAATCGTCGAGAGATCCGGCTATCGATGTATCGTTCCTTGTTCGCACGGCCCCGTCGTTCCAGCCAGGGTCGAACCACGCGCCGCAGGCCGGGAAAGACGTAGCCGATCGTACAGATGGCACCCATGGGGGGCGGCACGGCTCGCTCACGCCGCCCGTCGGCGGCGCAGGCAAGAATCTGCCCGGCAATCTGTTCGGCCGTGCTCATCCGCTGGGAGAAGGCCAGAGCCGTGACGTCTTCGACCTGGTCGGCGAAGAACTCCGTGTCCACCAGGCCGGGGCTGACCACGGAGACGGTGATGCCGGTGCCTTCGAGTTCCTCCGCCAGCGACAGGCTGAAGGCACGCAATCCGAATTTCGTCGCACAATAGGTCGCCGTTCCGCCGCTGGGCACGCGACCGGCCAGCGAGGCCACGTTGACAATCGCACCGCCACCCGCTCGACGCAGATAAGGCAAGGCCATGCGGCACAAGACCGCCGGCGCTTTTAAGTTCACGTCGATCATCCGCGCCAGTTCGTCCGGGCAGCGCCGCTCGAGCGGCCCTCGGGCGTGATAACCGGCGTTGTTGACGAGAACGTCCACCCCCCCGAACTGCGTCTGCGTCCGCTCCAGCATCGTCCCCATGGCGTCCGTATCGGTCACGTCGGCGGCGACCACCAGCACCCGGTCGGGCCCGATCTGGCGGGCGACGGTTTCGAGGGCCTCTCTGCGCCGGGCCACGAGAACAACGCACGCCCCCTCGACGGCAAACTGCTTTGCGGCCGCCGCTCCGATCCCGCAGGACGCCCCCGTAACGATCACACGCTTATCGATGAATCTGCCTGCCACCTGCGTTCCTTGCGACCCCCCAGAACCCATCCGGAAGAAGATGGGCAGATTCTATCCGCTTCGGGGCTGCACGACAAGCCCTCGTTCCGTCGGGCGGCGCCGGCGCCAACGGGGTCTAACGCTACTCTCTCCAATATCGGGTGACGATTCCGTCGGTGATCTCGAAGTAGAGCACGGTACGTTCCTCGCGCTTGTCGTCGAAGTTCAGGAAGATGAAGGCCTTGAAGTCGCTGTCGACCTTCTTCGTGTAGACGTATCGGAGGATCTCTGTTCCCTCGGGTGTCTGCGTCTGGCTCGTCGGTTCGCCGAGGGTGCCGAGCACCCATTCCCTGCTGGTCGAGCCCACCCGGACCTGCCGGAGCGTCTCGGCGCCGACGGCCGGGCCCTTCGGGCCGTAACGCACGTCGGACCGGCCCGAAATGCACCCGGTCAGTACGAAACCGAAAACCGCACACAAAAGGATCGTCCCTGCTGACGCCATCGTCTTTCGTTCGGCCATAATCGTCGCTCCTAAACCACCATCATCACACATGATCTTCTCTGATCTCGTGACGCACCGCGCGCCAGATCGTAGTCCTGCGTGCCTTGGCTGTCAACCGACACCGCTCGAAGATAAGAGGCACAATGGAAACCGCAAAGTCACGGAGAAAGCCGGATGGGCAATTGAGGGTTGCACAACGAACAGGAATCATGCTACAAGCGGGCCTCAATGCCCAACGAAACGGTCCAGGACAGGGAGCAGGCTATGACGATGCGATCCGATCTACGGCTGAACAGACGCGAATTCCTTGCCGCCGGCACAGCGGCGTTGGCGACGGGCGCCCTCGGCTTGCCGGGCTGTGCAACGAAACCGTCGAGCTACGCGCCGGCCCCCGCCAGCCGATGGGCGCTGCTGGCCGATACGCACATCGCCGCCGATCCCGACGACCACAGCGGCGAGTTCTATCCGCACCGCCACATGGCAAAGGTTGTCGAGCACGCGCTGGCGAACCCGCCCGAGGGGATGGTGATCGCCGGCGACGTGGCCCGCCTGCAGGGGCTGGCCGACGATTACGTCCAGGTCCGCAAGCTCCTGTCGCCACTCGACAGCAAGGTACCGGTCTACATGGCGCTGGGCAACCACGACGACCGGGCAAACATCCTGGCCGAGTTCACAAACCCGCCCGGTCGGATTCAGCCGGTCAAGAACAAGCACGTGACCATCGTCGACGCGGGGCCCGTCCGGCTGGTCCTCCTCGATTCGTTGTGGAAGGTCAACGAGACGCCGGGCCTGCTCGGCAAGGCGCAGCGGGACTGGCTCAAGGCGTATCTGGCCGAGTCCGACGAGACCCCCCTGCTGCTGTGCTTCCATCATTCGCTGCGCGACAGCGACGGCGACCTGCTCGATTCGCCGAGGCTCTTCGAGATCATCGAGCCGGTACGAAAGGTCAAGGCCCTGGTCTATGGCCATTCGCACGATTACCTCTACGCCGTGCACGAAGGGATTCATCTGATCAACCTGCCGGCCGTCGGCTACAGTTTCCGAGCCGAGATGCCGCTCGGCTGGGTCGAGGCGAACCTGACCGCCCGAGGCGGCGACTTCACCCTGCACGCCGTGGCCGGCAATACCGACATCGACGGCCAGGTCACATCGCTGACCTGGCGAACGTAGATCAACAGCGCGCAACCAACAGAAAGACGGGATAGTCCTTGGGCCGATCGGCGCCTTCGCCCTGGCGACGGATCGTGTGGACCGTCCGTATGCTCCTGACCGAAAAGCCCACCGTCTCGATCTGCGATCCGAGCCAGACCGGGTCGATGCCATGATGGACTTCATGCGCGCCGTCCCTGTGGAAAGTCCCGTCCTCCGGTTCGAGGTCGGCGACAGCGATCCAGCCGCCCGGCCGAACCCACTGCGCGAACCGCGCCAGAAGCGCCGGAATGTCCTCGATGTGGTGAAAAACCATGCTGCTGACGATGGCGTCGAACTGTACGCCCGATGGTTGTGGATATCCATTTTCGAGCACAAGGGTCCGGACGTGATCCAGGCCCGACGCCTTCGCCTTGGCTTCAAGCACCGCCAGCATCTGCACCGACGTGTCCGCCGCCGTGATCGAAGCAACCTTCGTCGCCAGCTCACGTGTAATCAGCCCGGTCCCGCACCCGAAATCCATGACCGCCATCCGAGACGTCAGCGGAACCGCCGCGAGCATCGCCCCGGCAACCGCCTTCGCCAGCTCCACACGCGTCGGATTGTCATCCCAAGTCACCGCCGCCGCGTCGAAATAGTCCTTCGCCCCTGCGGCCTCCTGCATCGCATCTCCCGGTGTCGGTCCCTTGCGATCCACGTTCATGGTCTAACCTCTATCCGCTTTGCAGTCTATTCCACTTCTCGGGCGACGACGTCGAGGACCTGCCTCTCGCGTCGTTCCAGCAGGTCGCCGAGGGCGGGCAGGCTGAAACGATAGCACAGGACAAGCGCTGCCAGCAGCACTGCCGAGGCGATGAGGTTTACCGTTGCAGCCGAGGCCCAGCCGGACCTGTCGAACAACAAACCCGCCAGAGGCATGAGGAAGATCGGGATCAGCGTCACGGGAAACAGCAGATGCGACAGCAGAATCAGAAGGGTCGTCGTCGTGCGCGTCTTCGTCCGTTTCATCGAGCCCGGAGCGACCCGGTACGGCACGAGGACCGAGAGGAGATTGCCCATCATGCTCAGCAACAGGAAGGCGGCGGGCAACTGCAGGATCGTCGCGACCACAACCGTCGCCGGCGGATGCGCGACAAACGTCACGAGCATCAACAGGACCAGACCGATCGCGGCGCCGATCGGAAACAACGCGAGGTTTTTGCCAAGCAGAATCCACTGGCGCCGCGTCGGCAGCAACACCAGTGTGCGGAACCCTCCCCGGTCGAAGCCGAACAGATTGAACATGAGCTGGCTCATGCCGAAGAACGTCACCGCCACAGCACCGGTCGCCATGAACGGTTTGACAATATCGGGTGTGGTGGAAGATCGCTTGAACAGCGCCATCCCACCAAACATTACCAGCCACATCAGGTTCATCCCCAACGCCATCTTCACTTCCGGCGCGCGTTTGAGAGACCGAAAGAACGCCCAGGCCAGCGTGGACGCCTCGTGGGGTATGCCCGGCAGGCGCCGGTCGCCGTCGTCGCGGACGCCTACGACAACCCTGGTCTTGGCCTTCGGCCTGGTCTTCTTGTCGGTCTCGCCGCCCTGATAGAAACGAAGGGTGGACCGATAGGCGCGTCCGAGCCCCAGCGTCCCGATGGTGAAGACGCCGAGGGTCGCCAGAATTGTGGGCCGGACATCGCCGGCGGCCAGCGTCATCGCCCCGTTGCCCACCCAGAGAAACGGAACGACCTTGTGCGCCGTCAGCATGAGCGGCGGAATCGTTCTTTCCCGCTTGTCCTGTGAGGGCGTCTGGTCCTGCTCCTCGGAGGGCACGGATGAGACGGCTCTTGGCCGGTGGCGGCCACGATCCGAAGTCGCCTGAACCAGGAGATTGGGCAGTTGGGTCAGGAGGATGAAACCCACGGTGACGCCCGCGATGATCGCCCGCCGGCGTCGTGGGTTGATCATCAGCGCAACCAGCCAGCCGCGAAGGCAGTAGATCCACGAGGTAATCATGAAAACGAAGCCGATCACCAGCGGCAGCATCCAGAGCATCTCCGCTCCTCGGCCCAGAGCCAGTCCCAGGGCTAATCCGATCATGCCGGGAACGAACAGGATAACGCTCAGAGACAGATGCGAGGCAAGGTAATTGATGACGAAGATCTGCCTCAGCGAGATCGGCAGGTGCAGCATGCGTCCGATGTCGATCGTTTCGGAACGCTGAATCTCCGAGACGATGGACATCATGCAGAAGAACAGGAACACGACGATCACCGCATCCCAGATGGCCAGCAGCACGGTCGGTGGGACCTTCGGCAGCGCCAAGCTCCCCGCCAGCAGGCCCGCCAGTGCGCCGCCGGCGCCGGCGACCAGCCCAAGGGCAACGATGATCAGCGTGAGCACCGCCCCCAGGCCGCCGGCTCGTGCCCATTGGCTGCGGCTCAGACGCCAGCGCAGCCACAGGATCGTGCGGAGCTGGTCGGTGTCCATCTACGCCTCCAGCCAACTGAGCTTCTGGCGTTCGATGTGGTCGCTTCCGACGACTTCGAGGAACCGCTGCTCCAGCGAGCCGCGATCTCGAATCTCATCCATCGCGGACTGGTGCACGAGCCGGCCCTGGGCGACGATCCCCACGTCGGTACACAGCTTCTCGACGATCTCCAGCACGTGGGACGTCAGGAACACGGTCGCGCCCCGGCGGACGCACTGCCTCAGCGTGTCGCGCAGCACGGCCGACGAAACGGCATCGACGCCTTCAAACGGCTCGTCCAGAAACAGCAGGTCCGGATTGGGGATCAGCGCGGCCGCCAGCGCCAGCTTCTTCTTCATGCCGTGCGAATACTCGACCGTCAGCTTCGCCTCCTCGTGCGCCAGCGTCATCATCGCCAGCAGTTCGTCGCAGCGCTGCCGCACCACCGCTGCGGGCAACTGGTACATCCGTCCGACGAACGTCAGATACTCCCGCCCGGTCAGGTTGTCGAACAGGGCCAGGTCCTCGGGCACCACGCCGACCCGCCGTTTGACCTCGCGGGCCCGACGCAGATCGCTCGTGTCTTCGCCCAGGACGCACATGGACCCCGAGGTGGGGGCCAGCAGACCCGTGAGCATCTTGATCGTGGTGGACTTGCCGGCGCCGTTGGGACCGAGGAAGCCGTAGAACGTCCCGGTCCGGACGTGCAGATCCAGACCGTCCACGGCCGTCAGATCACCGAAGCGACGTGTCAACCCGCTTGTCTCAATCGCCAGTTCCATGGGCGACAAATCTACGCTGCCCAAAAGCGAAAAGCAAGCCCCTTCCTCCCGCCGGGCTCCATCGATGCGCGTAGGGGCGACGCATGCGTCGCCCCTACAGATCGAATGCGAAAGCGTCTTTATCGCAGAAACAGCATCTCGGCGTAGATCGGCAGCGGCCAGAGCTTGGCGTCGACGAGGGCCTCCAACTCATCGGCCGCCGCCCGAACGACGCCCATCGCCGGCAGAACATCGTGCGCGTAGCTCTCGGCATGGGCCTCACAACCAGTCGTCGCAGCTGCCTTGGCGGTGGCTTCTTCCAGTTTGCCGATCCCATTCTCCAGGGTCGTGACGAGTTCGCAGACACGCGCGAGCATCTTGCTCTGGGTCTCGGCGTTGCCGCCCACTCCGGAGACGGCTGCCACGGCGGCCGCCAGGCGAGCCGAGTACTCGCAGGACGCCGGGAGAATCTGCCGCTTGGCGATGCTCAGCATGGTCTGCGCCTCGATGTTGATCTGGCGACTGTAGACCTCGAGCAGAATCTCGGTCCGCGCCTTGAGCTCCTGCCCCGAGAGCACGCCATGCTTGCTAAACAGCGCAAGATTCTCTTTGGAAGGGATGCCCTTGAGCGATTCGACGGTCGAGCGGATGTTCGACAGCCCGCGTCTCTCTGCTTCGGCCACCCACTCGGCGGTGTAGTTGTCGCCGTTGAACAGAATCCGGGCGTGCTTGACGGCGATGTCCTGCAGGATGTTCTGCGCGGTCGCCTTGACGTCGCGGGCTTTCTCCAGTTCGTCGGCGATGTCACAGAGGGCGTCGGCCACGATCGTGTTGAGCACGAAGCTGGGGCCCGAGACGGATTGGGTCGAGCCGACCATGCGAAACTCGAACTTGTTGCCCGTAAAGGCGAACGGCGACGTCCGGTTGCGGTCCGTGCAGTCCTTCGGCAGCGGCGGCAGGGTCGAGACCCCGAGCTTGAGCTGCCCGCCGACCTTGCTGCTCTTGGCCGGGCCCTTGGCCAGTTGCTCGAAGATGTCGGTCAACTGATCGCCGAGGAAGACCGACACGATGGCCGGCGGCGCCTCGTTGGCGCCGAGCCGATGCTCGTTGCCGGCATTGGCCACACTGGCGCGGAGCAGCATCGCGTTCTTGTCCACCGCCTTGACGACAGCGCAGAGCATCACGAGGAAGACCATGTTGTCGTGCGGCGTGTCACCCGGATCGAGCAGGTTGATCCCGTCGTCGGTCACCATGCTCCAGTTGTTGTGCTTGCCCGAGCCGTTGACCCCGGCGAACGGCTTCTCGTGCAGCAGGCATACGAACCCGTGATGCAACGCCACCTTTTGCAGCGTGTCCATCGTCACCTGGTTGTGGTCGGCGGCCACGTTGACCGTCGAGAAGACCGGGGCCAATTCATACTGCGCCGGCGCGACCTCGTTGTGCTGGGTCTTGGCCGTGACGCCGAGCTTCCACAGTTCGTTGTTGACCTCGTTCATGAAATTGGCCACGCGCTCGTGGAGCGAGCCAAAATAGTGGTCCTCCAGTTCCTGTCCGCGCGGTGGCTTGGCGCCGAACAGCGTCCGCCCGGCCAGAACGAGGTCCAGACGCTTTCTGTAGAATTCCTGATCGATCAGGAAGTATTCCTGCTCGGGGCCCATCGTCGCCGTGACCCGCGAACTGCTCGTGTTGCCAAGGGCCCTCAGCACGCGAACCGCCTGCTTGTTCAGCGCGTCCATCGAACGCAGCAGCGGCGTCTTCTTGTCCAGGGCATCGCCCGTATACGAGCAGAACGCGCTGGGAATGTACAGCGTGATGTTCTTGCCGTTCTCCTTGACGAACACCGGCGAGGTGCAATCCCACGCCGTATAGCCTCGGGCCTCGAACGTGGCCCGCAGACCGCCGGAGGGGAACGACGAAGCATCGGGCTCGCCCTTGATCAGCTCCTTGCCGCTGAACTCCATGATCGTGCGACCGTCGGGCGTTGGCGAAATGAACGCATCGTGCTTCTCGGCCGTCAGACCGGTCATCGGCTGGAACCAGTGGCAGTAGTGCGTCGCGCCCTTGGCGATGGCCCAGTCCTTCATGGCATTGGCGATCACGTCGGCGGTCACGGGATCCAGCGGCTGCGCGCCGTCCAGCGTCTTCTTGAGTGAGCGGAACACGTTCTTCGGCAGACACTCCCGCATCGTCGCCTCGTTGAACACGTTGCGTCCAAATGAATCACTGACTGTAATCGACATCTTTGACTCCTCAATTGCCATCCCATTGATTCCCGGTCAATCCCATCTGCGCCGTCCGGCGGACGGCACCCGT includes the following:
- a CDS encoding phenylacetate--CoA ligase family protein, which produces MSVEVRTRPFRERVGLTDLLRGIRYGQYCRQVRRLAAMTPEETEQFQIERLREVVTHAYENVELYHRLWRRAGVRPEDIQALADIEKLPVVTKDDLRRNFPDGILSRTYPSRRCYIVGTSGSTGTPVRVFLDLDKALFDFSVNLPQIMAGRRPITVVSASKDFLLRTNIRHLSIVVDEPRAYESLQRRVFPSMKHAVVNSLLSPQEHIEAINRKRPELLMTYPSILRNICMAVRTSGTAVYQPELIMVIGEVLDEPLRKLIGRTFDGELMDVYGSTEAGFLAAECPEHCGLHLLTWKVLVELLGDNDKEVAPGRTGRVVVTDLFNRATPIIRYSGLGDYASRAVEPCRCGRALPMLARIDGRRVDSIVRPDGRILHPYHLTLALEDVPHLAKFQIRQERHDHIRVLLVKDAVVEAADVSFAKDGKLGKTIVQRFSRILGPQVTVDLDTVTDIAARPGSHKYATVLSLIGGDCRPQSGHGPADVRQAECSRQDAGQTSTSNEVHEV
- a CDS encoding ABC transporter ATP-binding protein, producing MELAIETSGLTRRFGDLTAVDGLDLHVRTGTFYGFLGPNGAGKSTTIKMLTGLLAPTSGSMCVLGEDTSDLRRAREVKRRVGVVPEDLALFDNLTGREYLTFVGRMYQLPAAVVRQRCDELLAMMTLAHEEAKLTVEYSHGMKKKLALAAALIPNPDLLFLDEPFEGVDAVSSAVLRDTLRQCVRRGATVFLTSHVLEIVEKLCTDVGIVAQGRLVHQSAMDEIRDRGSLEQRFLEVVGSDHIERQKLSWLEA
- a CDS encoding SDR family NAD(P)-dependent oxidoreductase, coding for MAGRFIDKRVIVTGASCGIGAAAAKQFAVEGACVVLVARRREALETVARQIGPDRVLVVAADVTDTDAMGTMLERTQTQFGGVDVLVNNAGYHARGPLERRCPDELARMIDVNLKAPAVLCRMALPYLRRAGGGAIVNVASLAGRVPSGGTATYCATKFGLRAFSLSLAEELEGTGITVSVVSPGLVDTEFFADQVEDVTALAFSQRMSTAEQIAGQILACAADGRRERAVPPPMGAICTIGYVFPGLRRVVRPWLERRGRANKERYIDSRISRRLSQSASSRDASGHASDRGDR
- a CDS encoding TraB/GumN family protein, producing the protein METTDNIALPERVSHIRAADRDIYLVGTAHLSKDSVEDVRTMVERVKPDAICIELCQGRYQAMTQADNWAKMDIFKIVRQKKATFLLAQLIMTSFYRRLGEKLGIQPGAEMLKGIELAEQTGAQLVLADRDIEITLKRVWGYLSFWSKFKLFLHMATGVLVREEIDSDMIETLKKQDQLEAVMAEFAAKYPEIKRRLIDERDTYLAEKIRTAPGKTIVAVVGAGHVPGITPQVHEPHALDELMELPTKSVWPTIIKWGVPLAILMLIAYGFTKGADHGFQNITIWFLVNGVLSALGAAVALAHPLTVLSAFLAAPLTSLNPLFAAGWVAGIVQALIKRPKVSDLEDLPDAIGSVRGFWTNPVTRILLVVALANLGSMIGTYIAGVWIAARSV
- a CDS encoding class I SAM-dependent DNA methyltransferase, whose product is MNVDRKGPTPGDAMQEAAGAKDYFDAAAVTWDDNPTRVELAKAVAGAMLAAVPLTSRMAVMDFGCGTGLITRELATKVASITAADTSVQMLAVLEAKAKASGLDHVRTLVLENGYPQPSGVQFDAIVSSMVFHHIEDIPALLARFAQWVRPGGWIAVADLEPEDGTFHRDGAHEVHHGIDPVWLGSQIETVGFSVRSIRTVHTIRRQGEGADRPKDYPVFLLVARC
- a CDS encoding metallophosphoesterase family protein, with the translated sequence MTMRSDLRLNRREFLAAGTAALATGALGLPGCATKPSSYAPAPASRWALLADTHIAADPDDHSGEFYPHRHMAKVVEHALANPPEGMVIAGDVARLQGLADDYVQVRKLLSPLDSKVPVYMALGNHDDRANILAEFTNPPGRIQPVKNKHVTIVDAGPVRLVLLDSLWKVNETPGLLGKAQRDWLKAYLAESDETPLLLCFHHSLRDSDGDLLDSPRLFEIIEPVRKVKALVYGHSHDYLYAVHEGIHLINLPAVGYSFRAEMPLGWVEANLTARGGDFTLHAVAGNTDIDGQVTSLTWRT
- a CDS encoding Glu/Leu/Phe/Val dehydrogenase dimerization domain-containing protein, with protein sequence MQRENPQITPESLHSFFGPDGAALGHLVIDSNTGGVSAGGIRMVSQMPTADLCHLARAMTLKYAFLRWPFGGAKAVIFARRDMLSHQDREQLIREFAERLVPFRGRYLPGTDAGTDDDDLRLICRTAGLMRPRSARDSGYYTALTLRLCIEHVAVAQKLALKGSRVAIEGFGKVGGALAQQLVEIGCRIVAVSTDRGAVHDAEGLDVARLLRERDIAGSDCVNRYDPSRRIAPSDVPTVPADFFAPCALSWSIDSSNADRVQARAIVCGANNPVTEKARQALLARSVLCFPDFVSNAGGTLGGIVGSLAVSHKTVVRFIEQQFSPKVHHLIALAHKTDRPLETVALQIASANLDAMKQAGPRRRNPLFSHFVNLVRRGRLPGVLTRTFGLAYVRRTMS